The stretch of DNA TTCACAGCTTTGGCCGGAAAAAATTGAGCTGGGCCCTACATAcgcttttttgttttccaagcAATTTCCCTGCTGATCCAAACAgaggaaaattaaattttccacccattttctttccctttgttttctttcctcCTAAATTCTCTTAAAACAAACACTGTGTTAAAGAATAGAATAAAAACCaccttaaaattatttttttattatttgaagaaCATACGGAAGAAGTTTTACATCTATCACTGCTCCAATGTTGGATGAACTAATAATGCACTTGCTCTACATCGAACTCTATTAATTTCCAATAGATAACAGAGTCTCAAAGTAGTGATGAACAGATCTAGGCACTCTATCTAATTTACAAAGAACCCTCAAACCATAATTTTTTAGGCTATAAGACATTATTTTACCATCTTGGAACAACACAAGCATGGaatcctcctcctcttcttcttggcGAAGAACAAAACTTAACACACAAAATGGATTACTTGAAAGATTCCAGCGCAAGGCCGATTCCCCATCATGTATGCGATTAAGATTGACACGGTATCTGGCAACCCATGAAGAGTAATCTTCCTCTAATTCCCAAATATCAAACTCCAAACTATCAGATAGAATCAAGTGCAGCCTCCCTTTACATTCTCCTAAATACTTAACACCCAAGAGCTCTGAATTTGAGTCAACACATGCAGGGACTGCAGGCAATTTATCAAAGCAAAGCCGATTGACGTCGAAATAAACGGAATTGTCATCATCTAAACGAAACCAATGAACAGCACCATTGCAATAAACTCCCTCTGGGACACGTAAATCATTAGGAAGATTGCAAACAACACTACTCCAACAAGACGTCTCTGAGGAATACAAACGAATCCCAATTCGGGGTTTGAGTTGATTGAGACAACTATAATAATGTCCAAACGGAGCTTCCATTTcaccaaataaaataactttgTAAGAAAGAGGTTGTTTTAGAGGTTCGAAAACAAGATAAGCCTTCAAGTCTAAAGGGTCAAATATGTAGATATCATCATCGTATGGGGAATCTACATCGCCAAGGGGGTAATCTAGATAAACGCAGTGGTCATTGCTGATGGCTGGGTTGCATATGCGAAAGTGGGATTCTAGTCGTAACTTAAAAGACTCAAAAGTTGTTAAACCAGAATGGGGTGTGGGTGTAACATTACATAGTAACAGACCATTACAAGAGTGTATAATAGTAGAAGACATGAGTTTGCGTCGATCAAGATCAAGGTGGAAGAAGATTTTGTTGGCGTTGTTATTATTCGTGTGGAAGGGAACAATAGAAGCTCTTTTGGCCTTCGTGTCTCCGAAATTCTGAACCAACAGAGCAGTGGGTGGAGGTTTGTTATTGTACTTGGAATATAAACGACAAGTGTGTGAATAACGGAATTTGGGGTTGGAGATGATTGACAACCATTTCTTGCACACGCATTTGCATTGAATCGCTTGTTTCACTGGCAATCGGAGAAGGATCTCCGTTAAGAGATCCATGTCTCGTATCACAGTGTCCCATGGACTCTCCATTGTTACCAAACCAACAGAGAAGTTGCGTGGTGTTGTAGGCTACGGTTTCTCTGCTTCATATCTTATGACTTATATAGACCTTGTTTGGGTAagcttttaagaaaagatctttgtttgagttatctttttttaaaagatcttatgaaaaagtaaaaataattttatgtttttggatatctcatacaaaaaagatctttttatcggGTCTGTCTTTAATAAGCTCAACTCTTTTGAGCTTTTTGAAAATGCACAAtaactaatttataatttagttgTCAAATTTTATATGGGgagaattttaaaatatcaaaagatttgaatcttttgatgtaatttttaataaatttaaataaatctttatctttatctttatctttatctttatctttatagtaTACAAATGGGGAGCTCATATACAAATGGGGAGCTCATATGCTGACGTGGCGCTCATACGTTTAGTCTGGGAGTTCATTTGCTTAGGTGTCGTCActagaaatttttagaattatatttattaattataaattattatttgcttaggttgttattttcaaattttaagtttgggttgttttacttaggttgttattttttaaattttaaattattttatttgtttgggtTATTTTACttaggtttttattttttaaatttcaaattattttatttaagttgttatttcttaaattttagattgttgttcttagattattattttttaattttaagttatgaATCAACTATAAAAGTATAAGTCATGAGAGATATAAAGTACCACGATTTAAAGTACATCAATCTCTTTCTTTACATATATCCAAAATCTCACTACTTATTCCAATGGCTGGAATTCACAAAATTACAGACATCAGTCCTACAATCGACAATTTGTGTGTACGTATAGAGTGATACGGCTATGGACACTACCAAGTTACGGAAATTCTCCATTGTCATACGGAAATTACCAGGCGTACTGATGTGCACAGAATCGTCAAGTATCCCACAATATGGATTTAAGTTTGTGAGTTTTGACACTCTGGATGCTCTTGGGTATGATTGCACGTATGTATTTAGTTAGTAAGTTTGTTATTTTAgaaaagtataatttatttataaatttatttgggAGTAAGAGAACTCTTGAAAAGAATGACAAATCTACCAAGTacattattattgaattaaagATTGATGAtggataattatatatttatttttataaatataaaattttttataatctcatctttttaaattattattttaatttattttattataaatatttttattaatattattaataagtaACAAATGTATCTTAACTAACATTAAGCTTCGTTataattttttggattcaaaGGCATCGTTTTTAAACGTCTacgtatttaaattttttgaaaaaatcgcTTCggattaattttgaaaaaaaagtattcaaatttaaaaaaaattaataaaaagcaTTCTTTTCGTGGTTTGTttcttacaaatttaaaataattaattatttgatgttATTTTATTGGTAATTACTTTTTgagttataattatttttgtttattttgttataaaaaaatatatttaacattAAACATTCTATTtgatatagaaaaataatagagtgTGCACTTTTTGGCAACTATGCACATGAATTAAATGCTTTTTTGGAATCCGGCAATAAGAATGGAGCTGTTGTCGTCTTTCAATTTATTAGAGTGAAGTTATATAACGGTAATATTTATCCATAATTtattaacaatatatttttatatgtgagtttttacttattttttatgtgaatttttactcattttgtattaaattaaatttttcagaaaatattattttataaaattttatgtatGGCACAAAGATGTTCTTCAATCTTAAAGATGTAAATGTcatctaatttaaaaataggtgagtatatttttttaaaaaaattctttagtTTCATAATATGTGTGTTATCTaacatagttttttttttatttatttatctaactTTGTAAGATTTGAAGAACCTAAAGGTAACATCGGTAGAATTCCAAATGAGGCtgcattcttaaaattttagcaAGGACTTCACAGTTCAGAATAAGCATCTATGGGAAAGTAGTTGATGTCATCCATGATACTTTGCATATCAAACACACACACGTCCCAGATAAATAACACTAAGAAAATgtgcacaaaaaaattaatttaaaagaataagtAGAATTTTTACATTAGTACAAcagaaattattgaaaaaactTTTAGATTGTCAAAATAATAACCATCTTAATAAATTAGCAAAATTGTAGAaccaaaaatcatatatttaccTCTTGGACAATAACACATTAATAACCACCTAAAAAAAAGACTTCTAGTGTTACTGGAGCAACTCCAGTCATAATAGGTTAGAGTTTAAGCTTTgctaaaatcaaatttcaaactcaaaaagttTCAAATTCTATAGTCGCTTATTGAAGTGaaccaaaatacaaaaaatatttaataaattttttggatttcatGTCATTTATCATATTTATTCAGATTTTGATACAAAAACAACTCAAGATTGATTTTGATCCCacaattaatttgtttatattaaATGTTAAAGTGGtgacaaaaaaaatctttatggACAAATAAAGCGTTAAAGTTTGTAatacatttattaaattaaaattaagttttaGTACTTGTAAATTTAACAACTACCTTTAATACACTTTTTTAGCTaaactcttaaaatatttttaaaccaaaagaaaaaagtttcTACAGAAAttgaatcttaaaaaaaatcatgctTTAGACAATTGCCAAAATTTTGTTTAACAAAAAAAGGAATTACATAATTATACTTAAAATAATCATCTTGTCATAATTTAAAGTGTGACAACTAATTTGGCATCAGCAGAATCACCTTGCTTCTTAATCTGTAAAACATGTGATGCTGGATTTCCTCCTGAGAGCACACTACCAGCAGCCATTATCCCCAAAGCAATGACTCCATGCAGCACATACTCCATTCCCTATAGAGAGAACACATGATCTTGAAAATTCACAGATTCATGGTGGCGTTTTTTTGCTGAAAGTTTGTTTAacataaacacaacataaataTAAGAGGATATTTCCTTAATATAAGAGAAAACTGACCTGCGGATATTCCTGAGGAAAGAAATAACAGCCTGTGGAATAAGCATTTTCTCTTCTCTATTTTCAGCATAATAATCCAAGTAGTTTCGTTGAAGTTCTATAACAGGCCTAAGAATTGTCTAAACCAAATGTAACTGCAGCTTCAAAAAAATACGACAGAGTGAAGCTTAGAAATGATTCCACAATGGCACGAAAAACCCCAACTAAAGCAAGGTACTTTACtaagaaataaatataaacatataAATGAAACACAGTATCACACTCAAGTGCATTTGCAGTACTCATACTGCACCAATGACACCCATCTAAAAGTAATcatgggaaaagaaaaataaactcaaaacaaaacaaaaaaacaaaaaaaaaaatattgtcccCAACCATAAAGTGATGATATATTGTCTCCATAAGAAGGAATTATATTAGAAGACTAATTTTGATTTTACTAACAAAGGacaaaagaaatcaaaataCCAATAATATCACACTATCACAAAATTAATGTAATCTAATACTATATGCATTTAGATTTGGAATTCAATCTTGAATTGAGACAATGCATAAAGCACAAGTCAAGAGGGGGCAAAAaagattattttcttttaaaaaaaataagtaaaaaagaaCATCTTCCCAAAATATATATAGCATAGAAAAAACCAAAATTACCTGCATAAATTTTAGGAAGAAAatcttataattaaattatgcaCACTATGCACTAAGTTTCCACATAGTGATGGCTGCCTATAGAAGCATCGAAGCtgcaaaaaagaaaatgaaagagcttaattatttttctttttctttttttttttcactcagTCCAGTTAAAACATCACTAATGAACATAGATTTTCATGCCATTTTGCATATACACAAAAATGGTAACACTGAAACACTAAATCACATCTCTTACAATCACACAACAGACAAttaacaccaaaaaaaaaagaaattaaaacaaataataactTTGAGCAATTAGAATTGGTTCCTGGAAATAAACAATGTCGACTATCtactaagaaaaaaataaagcaaatCTTCTACGGCCGCCAATATAATTATGGATGAAATGACATGAAAAAAGTGGTGGAATTATTAGAACAATAGAACACGCCACTCTTTGTATCCTTTGTTACCAAATAAGATTGAACAATGAATTACAGATGGTCaagtattaattaatttacGAAACGTTTAATGTCAGAAATTAAAAGTTAGACCAAAGATTGGTCTTGATGTCCAATAGTCTCATCTATTATTTATGAATTgttaaagaaaaggaaaaacatcaaattcaaatgaCAAATGTCAATTTAAAGAGTGTTAATGCCACCATAAAATGCTTTCAGGAAGGCAAAGAAATCAATTTAAAGAGCGCCGGCAGCTGAGTTTAGATGATGAGAAGAGTCAGAAGATGAGAAAACCAAGAGGGAAGAGTCGAAGAGGTTCTGTGACTTCAAATTAGGGTTTTTCCAATTTTAAATCCTAATTCGGATCCGGATATTTATATTGGttaaataatttggattaaaaaatcaaactataaaattgatataatttggtttgaattttttttgtttaaaattaattttttttaaattgtttgatTTGGAGGCTAAGATCATCTTGATTTTTGTCATCTTAAATTACACTAACCTGTTCTGCGATTAAATAATATCATGCTTACACCAGACGTTTTATAACTTAAATGAAGAAATGTTAGTgtaatttaacatttttattatgaattgaCAAGTGTAGTATCACTTGATTTATGTCATAATTCTTCTTGAAAGATTACAGAAGGGCTCACAGTTGAGGGTATATTGGAGACATGGATCAAATTGAAGCCTATTGTGATGGAAGAATGGGATGAGAATAGAGATGAACTGATAGATCTTTTTAGAAAGGTCAGAGATGATTGGTTGCAGAATGATTTCTCTGGTTGGATGGGAGCAAACAGGTAGTTCAATTAAGGGAATGTCTTAAATGTGCCGAGTTAAACTTAGTATTCAATTCACTAAGATGATCTAACAGTATAGATTTAATAGAAGTTATCTGTTAGTACTGTCCAGAATTATGTTAAGATCTTAAGGTATGATGCATGTATATTCGTATTATTCGATACACCAAACAAAAACAACTGAGATTTGATTTtcggattttaaaaaaaaagtttgcgTGATTGTGTTTTTGACTTTTGAACTCTTGTTTATTGGTGATTGTGTTTTATACCTATAGATTCTATCTTGGTACTGCTGATGCACTAAGATTTGCAAgctcaaaaaagaaaactaatgATAAATGCTAGCTACAACAAGCTGAAAAAATGAAAcgaactgaaaatcaattacctAGTAAAATAACCTTGTGGTCCAAACCTAGGTATCCTTTTTATTCTTTCCTTAAAGTACTTTGACACATAGAAAATCTCTTTGtgaataatcatatatatagcATCACACACACAGACACATGTGTGtgtgattaattgattattgagTCTCTCTAATTAAGGCTTGGTGCTTCTTATAGGAATACTACACATTTTCTGCTTCATGAAGTATTTCCTCAAAGGCTTTGTTGAGGTTCCAAACAAGTTTTCGCTCATCTATGAACCCTTCTTCTGTTGCAAGTGTCACTCTTAACATCCCCATATAGCTCAAAATTGTCACTACAAGACTCtgcaaaaataataacatttttCAGGGCATGCATATAtaagattattttatttgttatcttgatacaatttatttataaaatgggTTGGATAAGGTTTTCCTTTGTTACAATGAtgcattattatattattttataagttatataattagctaaaataataaattataaaaaaattttaaatgctcCTAAAATATCGatattattctaataattttaattattgattttaattaatatatattatatattttttttataattgagattaatgactaaaaagagtaaaaatattaagggcttgtttgggtgagtttataagaaaatatttttttcgagttatctttttttaaaagatcttatgaaaaaataaaagtaattttatgtttggatatctcatacaaaaatatctttttatctatcaattatatttgggtataacgatataaaagtacttttttatttatttattacataaaaaatatcttttttttaaaagaaaaagatcttttaaaaaaaaataaattacagcttcttaaaaaagatgttttttttttatttttctagtacttttacttttacaaataaaaatttaccaaacacactaaaaaataaaaaaaaatatttttacattgaaaatttttttcttttaatcaaaataataatgcCCAAACAAATACTAAAAGATCGATATTTTAGAAATACCTGAAAATTTTCTTAATCGATATGTGAACCGACATGTCTCTTTTTAAATCAAACAGTATTATATGACAtatttagatattattatttaacttaagGAGAGATCACTatataaatttactattttgtcaattttcatataattaattaagatttcATTGTTATTTGATAGAGAGGAAGAAAGTTAGTATATATAAGTTACCTGAGGCAAACCACAGAGTGTAAAGAAGAGATCCTTTATGGGATGATTAGCCAAAGCCATTTGCTCCATTGGTCCAACCATGTTGGAAATCAATAAGCTTGAATTTCTTAGTGTCCTATGTATATTTTTAGACACTTCCTGTAACATTATATTATCAcgacaaattaattaaaatgatggAGCAACATGGTCATTAATTTGGTTAGGTAGGTCATTTCATAAATCTATTATTGAACTAgctagtatatatataaatataaaatccattagaaaaaataagaacatttattttattgcatGTGATTCAATCTAAATGTGTGATAGATAATAACTTAAAAGTAATGTTACATAATTATTTCTTTTcagttaatattaataatttttttaattattatatttatcttaaattataaattctaaattataaattctatcttttttttcaaaaaataaaaaaattttacaatttaaaaaattaattgactAAAAATTACCTCTGAGCCTTTTAACTTATGTTCCATCCGAAGAAGCTTTTCGGTTAGAATAGTAGCAAAAgaattcttcttcctcttgatAGAATTGTGTGCTTTCTTAACAAATTGGAGTGGGTTTGAAATTGGATAGTCTTGTAATGTTGGCACTGAAACATGCATATAAGAAATATGGTTTCCCCAAACACCCTTTGCATTAGTCTTTAGCATATCTTGCACTGTGTGATAATCTTTAACATTCCTTGTGTTCACTATTGCCATTGCTGTTGATTTCATTTTTCCTGATTTATAATCCATATCTTGCATGTATAATCGAATCCCGTAGAAGATTATTCCAGTAATCACATCATTTATAGtctgcaataataataatattatgtcaaacaaaaaaatcaattaaattctttataatcattataaatacaaaaataattttcaaaccGCCGCCTTTAACTATGTTGAATTAGCTAGTATTTTTATGttgatcatatatatatatatatattagtgtgtttgtcaaattttagtaaaagtaaaagtactaaaaaaaatattttttttgataaattataatttacattttttttaattttcacataataaataaataaaaaagtacttttattttattttatccaaacataattgataaataaaaatatctttttacatgaaatatctaaacataaaatcacttttacttttataaaagatcttttaaagaaatatcataaaaaaataaaaaataacgcctaaataaacttataatattctactaaaaaataactttttataaaCTAACATTTCAATTCTAGccaactttttttaaaattatattttcatcctTATAGTTATGATCTTCCTTCTCGTTAGTTCTTATctctaaatcctaaattttatattctaaattttagatattaaattttaaataatttaaatttaaattttaaatcttctaaaacaataaaagttaaaaaaaaaattaacactagAAAAATTGTcccataaaatatttgtttcctatatattaattttctaaaataaatcatCCATGCATGCATTAATTAATAACCACCTAATATGTTGCATTCCCATCTATCTACCCAAACATTAGATTACTATATATGTTAGAGGGGAAGCTAATAATAAACCCTATATAGATctcataaaaagaaaaaaaaatctgaatatttaagaaaaacaaaataaataattaggaAAAGGAATTAACATAATTAACCATCCTTACCACTCCAAGTTTAGATTTAATCTCTTTGATATGATGAATGGAAAATGAGATATGTGATATGGTAATTGGTAGAAACTCCACTCCTTCAACATTAGACCTTATTGGTGTCTCATCATCTTCCAAAAAAGTGCTTTTCATCACACTCCATCCAAAATCAACAATGGAATTGAAAGTGATAGAGAAAAGCTTAGGCAATATCTTAAGTAAGAACAATTTGTTACTATTATTAGACGATGATGATGACTTTGATGGAAATAATAATGGGAGTGAAGGATCATCATGTCTTTGAAGGGAAGAAAGAAGGAGGCCCATGATAGTGTAACCATCTCCAATTGCATGGTGGAATTTGAAGATTAGGGTTCCGGCAGCATTTTTTGTTGGGTATTTGATTATATGAGCTTCCCATAATGGCTTGTTTTTTGGAAACTTCTCCATTGCTATGCCTGATAAATACTCACCATATTGCTTCTCCATTGACATGGCATCACTAAACTTTGGCTCAATTACATGTTCCTCAAATTTTACCTCAACTTTTTTCCATCTCTTCACTCCTTTTTCGTCAACAACCTATGTGTACTCAAACAAGgttagataaattttgtttgtacAATGAATGATAGaatattctaaaattattattttttcttaaaaataaacaatcaataaagatctaattataaatttttatctagtataaagatttaattatagatttttaaattataagaatctaataaaaaaattagtgaaattataaaaattaatagtaattaaattaacttttttaaaaattaattttgaaagatGGTTAtaaatccataaaaaaataCACTAGTGTTAGGGCCAGCAGAATTTATAATGTTTAGCCATCAttaatattttcaatggtgtaagattaatcatttttcttttgatggttAAGTACTGACCAGATTTTAACAAAAGTGATGGCCCTAAACTTTCTCAAAAAATTATTGTGAGATGACAAGCATAAGATATGAACATATTATatgatcaataaaatttatcattttttattaacaaaaatatttttatactaaattttaaattttgataatacaaaaataaaatattaacacaaaatattaactaatattaataaaaaaatagcccCTATATAACAtttgtcatatatatatatcaacttGAAATTATGCTCATCAATAATTGTACGAAACTTTGAGTTGTGTGTATGTATATTTGAGTGTAAGAGAGAGCTGACCATTATGGAGGTGAAGCGAGGAATGGATTGAAAAGCATCTCTAACAAGAGACACAATTGGCAAATTATGAATTGGAACTTGAAATTCTAAGACACCAATAATGCATAAACTCAGAAAATCGCTCTCCAAAAATTGTCCCGTTGGACTCACTGGCTCTCTCAAATCCTccatataataatattcttactactttcttcttctcatgACTTTCTTCAGAAGAGTAGTCTATATATACTATTAATGAGATTTtcttttaatcaatttaaaaaaaatactattatattttatttatgctcTCTAGCTAACTATCTCTTTATTATCCTCCACACCTATATATCCCTGTGAATTGAATAATTGCAACAGTAACAGACTAGTTGGTGCGTCGGCTTATTATATTAGGAACAGAAAAATACTGGAGgagaattatttattatttttttattctgtaattaattaataatatttaaaaatataaattaaaaatatgttattaaattattaaattaataaaattaaattaataattaaaaatattaactaaaaataataaattatatttgttttagaaattttttttaccaatatttaaaattactattaaaatattttagttgaATCTGAAATTTATTTAGTGATCATTTATGAGCACGTGAATATTCACAGATACCTCAGAGGAAGCAGGTTATGCTCCATAATCCATATACTTGCATGCAAAATTGAATACGTggttttattatattattattcgtCCCAGAAGTGACcagattatttacttt from Arachis duranensis cultivar V14167 chromosome 4, aradu.V14167.gnm2.J7QH, whole genome shotgun sequence encodes:
- the LOC107485771 gene encoding wax ester synthase/diacylglycerol acyltransferase 4-like isoform X1; this translates as MSMEKQYGEYLSGIAMEKFPKNKPLWEAHIIKYPTKNAAGTLIFKFHHAIGDGYTIMGLLLSSLQRHDDPSLPLLFPSKSSSSSNNSNKLFLLKILPKLFSITFNSIVDFGWSVMKSTFLEDDETPIRSNVEGVEFLPITISHISFSIHHIKEIKSKLGVTINDVITGIIFYGIRLYMQDMDYKSGKMKSTAMAIVNTRNVKDYHTVQDMLKTNAKGVWGNHISYMHVSVPTLQDYPISNPLQFVKKAHNSIKRKKNSFATILTEKLLRMEHKLKGSEEVSKNIHRTLRNSSLLISNMVGPMEQMALANHPIKDLFFTLCGLPQSLVVTILSYMGMLRVTLATEEGFIDERKLVWNLNKAFEEILHEAENV
- the LOC107485771 gene encoding wax ester synthase/diacylglycerol acyltransferase 4-like isoform X2 produces the protein MSMEKQYGEYLSGIAMEKFPKNKPLWEAHIIKYPTKNAAGTLIFKFHHAIGDGYTIMGLLLSSLQRHDDPSLPLLFPSKSSSSSNNNDETPIRSNVEGVEFLPITISHISFSIHHIKEIKSKLGVTINDVITGIIFYGIRLYMQDMDYKSGKMKSTAMAIVNTRNVKDYHTVQDMLKTNAKGVWGNHISYMHVSVPTLQDYPISNPLQFVKKAHNSIKRKKNSFATILTEKLLRMEHKLKGSEEVSKNIHRTLRNSSLLISNMVGPMEQMALANHPIKDLFFTLCGLPQSLVVTILSYMGMLRVTLATEEGFIDERKLVWNLNKAFEEILHEAENV